The following proteins come from a genomic window of Macaca thibetana thibetana isolate TM-01 chromosome 15, ASM2454274v1, whole genome shotgun sequence:
- the LOC126936857 gene encoding spermatogenesis-associated protein 31D1-like gives MRHGLLHHLKLIFWSVTCCRKCRKVCGESLGQKQLENALTVHLSKKFEEINEGRMPGTVHSSWHSVKQTMSLAEESHSQIKHRNLAALVSEDHGVDTSQEISFLSSNKQKTFETHIKSSHRKMLWGIPHKVLEYIEIFKLKKDLSNSFSHFNFPSSATFISRGDTKDGVSNSNRQSTFQGGKFGTTSSVPVLDNPHHVTSPVGKEKPETLGKQFTDADHDLIETDSKDGASMPLRKGTTDFQGEKLETTSSFSTLGHPQLVSSPIDQEKQETLRREFADTDNDLTESVPTTEDGGQTFLPPAHSIIDEVSQKQTILASRCSTELPIMQAGVGRESRDKRESASNVNRLQGSRKTFPVTNGSKEMFKEEEICALQSQNRNNLTSSKSGSC, from the coding sequence ATGAGGCACGGTCTCTTACACCATCTGAAATTAATCTTCTGGAGTGTAACGTGTTGCAGAAAGTGCAGGAAAGTGTGTGGGGAGAGCTTAGGTCAGAAACAACTTGAAAATGCCCTGACAGTACATTTGAGCAAGAAATTTGAGGAAATCAATGAGGGTCGAATGCCTGGGACTGTGCATAGTTCATGGCATTCAGTCAAGCAGACAATGTCTCTTGCTGAGGAATCCCACAGCCAAATAAAACATCGAAATTTGGCAGCATTGGTGAGTGAGGACCACGGCGTTGATACTTCCCAGGAGATTTCTTTCCTTAGCTCCAACAAACAAAAGACGTTTGAAACTCATATTAAATCTTCCCATAGGAAGATGCTGTGGGGCATTCCCCACAAGGTCCTGGAATACATAGAAATCTTCAAATTGAAAAAGGACCTTTCCAattccttttcccatttcaatTTTCCCTCCTCAGCCACCTTCATTTCTCGGGGAGATACCAAAGATGGGGTCTCTAACTCTAATAGACAAAGCACTTTCCAAGGAGGAAAGTTCGGAACAACAAGCTCAGTCCCTGTCCTCGATAATCCTCATCATGTCACCTCACCTGTTGGCAAAGAAAAACCGGAGACTCTAGGAAAACAATTTACTGATGCTGATCATGACCTTATAGAGACAGATTCCAAAGATGGGGCCTCCATGCCCCTTAGAAAAGGTACTACAGATTTTCAAGGAGAAAAGTTAGAAACAACCAGCTCATTCTCCACCCTGGGTCATCCTCAACTGGTCTCCTCACCTATTGATCAAGAAAAGCAGGAGACCCTGAGAAGAGAATTCGCTGATACTGACAATGATCTTACAGAAAGTGTCCCAACAACTGAGGATGGCGGACAGACTTTTCTGCCCCCCGCACACAGCATCATAGACGAAGTCAGTCAGAAACAGACTATACTGGCCAGTAGATGCAGCACAGAGCTGCCCATAATGCAAGCTGGAGTTGGCCGTGAGTCAAGGGATAAGAGAGAGAGTGCCAGTAATGTTAACAGGCTTCAGGGCAGTAGAAAGACCTTTCCTGTCACCAATGGGTCGAAGGAGATGTTCAAGGAAGAGGAGATCTGTGCTCTTCAATCACAAAATAGGAACAACTTGACATCCAGCAAGTCAGGAAGCTGCTAA
- the LOC126936855 gene encoding spermatogenesis-associated protein 31D4-like: protein MENILCFLSSYIETGLSPDSHYLDIDPNFICLSGLGLFILYLFYVVLTLYLSPTEKNNDIQKHQGRARRRRKSVTFKDRKNFQREAEEERKLLSILKSFGPPVSCGPLGQHHDTTCFRRLLCPDPLCQVCNRATADIQRLLSWESLKDAAPCVSPLPSGASVTESSFTLSSTPSAIPTEDLILSPRPKLSPPPLLILSPDLITSLANLFSPSPLKDPPPPQPVSPLDSKFPVDHSPPQQLPFPLLPPHHIQRVEPSLQPEASFCLNTIFSLDSTQCQDISQAMNPTDSCAHHYKPPISAALPLEDCSVTQSKSRLTILKPFAEMLSLGGSGETSTYAPIIKGIDHSCPASSEFSWWQPHAKDSFSSNFVPSDFMEELLTLHSSEASLAGHSVANVIQPVNISFVSHDILALLERQVKKRCDFLMWKENGKKPGSFPTQLRQNYQLNSSRKMLASIADKHDMVEFFPFGANKGKLEGQHIHQQPPYSKCFEDHLEQKYVQLFWGLPSLHSESLHPTVLVQRGRSSMFVFFNGIRNTSIFHKFPVLPSPQPLSLPNTQALPLPQTLPRGQSPHLTQVQSQAQHQSPLPVLLPSPPFLIRICGVCFHRSQKEAQSLTPSEINLLECNVLQKVQESVWGLPSVVKKSQEDFCPPAPNLALVRKSFKVHVPISIIPGDFPLSSEVRKKLEQHIRKRLIQRRWGLPRRIHESLSLLRPQSKISELSVSESIHGPLHHSSVEGQSLNVLKKFGSIIPRTLHERSSNMLSLENVGNYQGCSQETGPKNHLLQDPETSSDEDLRSNSERDLDTHMMHLSGNHSGESLGQKQLENALTAHLSKKFEEINEGRMPGTVHSSWHSVKQTMSLAEESHSQIKHRNMAALVSEDHGVDTSQEISFLGSNKQKMLEAHIKSFRMRMLWGLPRKVLESIEIFKLKEDLSNSFSHFDLPSSASFISRGDSKDGVSKSNRQSTFQGGKLGTTSSVPVLDRPHPVTSPVGKEKSETLGRQFSDTDHDLIETDSKDRASTPPRRGTTDFQGEKLETTSSLSILGHPQLVTSPVDQEKHETLKREFADTDNDLTESVPTTEDGRQTFLPPTHSIIDEASQRQTVPASRCSSELPILQAGVGRESRDKRESASNNINRLQGSRKSFPVTNGSKEMFKEEEICALQSQNRNNLTSSKSGSCSVTNVKTSTSHETEIFPPRVSVPQDPKSSYLKNQMLSQLKLVQRKDSQPQSHFTDMSLALDNLSSKDLLTHPQGISSRDTETSQVLHVHLEDRGICAAQQQEPSVPTHVLQKCQVKNFSPATKRVSPLRPKGGEVGGGDAGLGTSQFRRKSHVIHNKTSRELLGSKSSPTLKTQPPPENLFRKWMKTFLQRFNKPSITYEDQEISRAKDSSLSSSVQNRGRVKSRAGFTGSIEAQKIRKDSGEFLEEKLGHKRGIDITCPQEPLASPVELGKAQHNPEVQFTAELVQGYPHNYMAPSCKVTCTKSYSQQAIFVGQNYPTRIRQNTDKDRQPEKVEAFKGKILCQRHPQSMPHRKPMPHSNPICQHQVNLVCPALPTSANSTVFSDVPLLTGQKMLPKHFQGGKFPPTK from the exons ATGGAGAATATCCTCTGTTTTCTGAGCAGCTATATTGAGACAGGGTTGAGCCCTGACTCACATTACTTGGATATTGACCCCAACTTCATCTGCTTGAGTGGGTTGGGATTGTTTATACTGTACTTGTTCTACGTGGTATTGACCCTGTATTTGTCACccactgaaaaaaataatgacatcCAAAAG cATCAGGGCAGAGCCCggaggagaaggaaaagtgtGACATTTAAAG ACCGGAAAAATTTCCagagggaagcagaagaggaaagaaagctaCTTTCTATTCTGAAAAG CTTTGGACCTCCCGTTTCCTGCGGTCCCCTGGGCCAGCATCATGATACCACCTGCTTTCGTCgactgttatgcccagaccccCTCTGTCAGGTGTGTAACAGAGCAACTGCTGATATCCAGCGACTGCTGTCTTGGGAGTCCCTGAAAGATGCTGCTCCCTGTGTGTCCCCTTTGCCTTCTGGAGCTTCTGTGACTGAGTCATCATTCACTCTGTCTTCCACCCCCTCAGCAATCCCTACAGAAGACCTAATATTGTCTCCTCGGCCTAAGctctctccacctcccctgtTAATTCTCTCACCTGACTTGATCACGTCCTTAGCTAACTTGTTTTCACCCTCACCACTGAAGGACCCTCCGCCACCACAGCCTGTTTCTCCCCTGGATTCCAAGTTCCCCGTAGACCATTCCCCACCCCAAcagcttccctttccccttctcccaCCACATCACATTCAGAGAGTGGAGCCCAGTCTCCAACCTGAGGCCAGTTTCTGTCTGAACACCATCTTTTCACTTGACTCCACCCAATGCCAAGATATTTCCCAGGCCATGAATCCCACTGATTCATGTGCTCATCATTACAAACCACCAATCTCAGCTGCTTTACCACTGGAAGACTGCTCTGTGACTCAGTCGAAATCAAGACTCACCATTTTGAAGCCTTTTGCAGAGATGTTATCTCTAGGTGGCTCTGGTGAGACATCCACCTATGCCCCAATAATCAAAGGCATTGACCATTCATGCCCTGCATCTTCAGAATTCTCCTGGTGGCAGCCTCATGCCAAGGACTCTTTTTCCTCCAATTTTGTGCCATCTGATTTCATGGAGGAGCTTCTTACCCTTCattcttctgaggcctctttaGCGGGGCACTCTGTGGCCAACGTCATACAGCCTGTTAACATCTCTTTTGTCAGCCATGACATTCTGGCACTCCTGGAGAGACAAGTCAAAAAAAGGTGTGATTTCCTGAtgtggaaagaaaatggaaagaaaccagGATCTTTCCCAACACAACTTAGACAAAACTACCAACTAAATTCTTCACGGAAAATGTTAGCCTCAATTGCTGATAAGCATGACATGGTAGAATTCTTTCCTTTTGGGGCCAATAAAGGCAAACTAGAGGGGCAGCACATCCATCAGCAGCCCCCATACTCTAAGTGCTTTGAAGACCATTTAGAGCAAAAATATGTGCAGCTCTTCTGGGGTCTCCCATCTCTGCACAGCGAGTCTCTGCATCCTACTGTTCTTGTCCAACGTGGCCGTTCCTCCATGTTTGTATTCTTCAATGGCATTAGAAATACATCTATATTCCATAAATTTCCAGTACTTCCCTCTCCCCAACCTCTGTCCTTACCTAATACCCAAGCTCTACCCTTGCCTCAAACCCTGCCCCGAGGTCAGTCCCCACATCTCACTCAGGTCCAGTCCCAGGCTCAACATCAATCTCCACTCCCAGTCCTACTACCTAGTCCTCCATTCCTGATTAGGATCTGTGGAGTGTGTTTTCATAGATCCCAGAAGGAGGCACAGTCTCTTACGCCATCTGAAATTAATCTTCTGGAATGTAACGTGTTGCAGAAAGTGCAGGAAAGTGTGTGGGGTTTACCCTCTGTGGTTAAAAAATCCCAGGAAGACTTTTGTCCTCCAGCTCCCAATCTTGCATTGGTCAGAAAGTCCTTCAAGGTCCATGTTCCCATCTCTATCATTCCTGGAGATTTTCCACTGAGCTCTGAGGTAAGGAAGAAACTAGAGCAACATATTCGAAAGAGGCTCATCCAGCGCAGATGGGGCCTGCCCCGTAGAATCCATGAGTCTCTGTCATTACTACGTCCTCAGAGCAAAATTTCGGAGCTATCTGTGTCAGAGAGCATTCATGGACCCTTACATCACTCTTCAGTTGAGGGTCAGAGCCTCAATGTTCTAAAGAAGTTCGGATCAATCATCCCTAGAACCTTGCATGAGAGGAGCTCAAATATGCTTTCCCTGGAGAATGTGGGGAATTATCAGGGATGCAGCCAGGAGACTGGTCCAAAAAATCATCTGTTGCAAGATCCAGAGACATCTTCAGATGAGGATCTGAGGTCTAACTCTGAGAGAGACCTGGACACTCATATGATGCATCTGTCAGGGAATCATTCAGGGGAGAGCCTAGGTCAGAAACAACTTGAAAATGCCCTGACAGCACATTTGAGCAAGAAATTTGAGGAAATCAATGAGGGTCGAATGCCTGGGACTGTGCATAGTTCATGGCATTCAGTCAAGCAGACAATGTCTCTTGCTGAGGAATCCCACAGCCAAATAAAACATCGAAATATGGCAGCATTGGTGAGTGAGGACCACGGCGTTGATACTTCCCAGGAGATTTCTTTCCTTGGTTCCAACAAACAAAAGATGTTAGAAGCCCATATTAAATCTTTCCGCATGAGAATGCTGTGGGGCCTTCCCCGCAAGGTCCTTGAATCCATAGAAATCTTCAAATTGAAAGAGGACCTTTCCAATTCCTTTTCCCATTTCGACCTTCCCTCCTCAGCCAGCTTTATTTCTCGGGGAGATTCCAAAGATGGGGTCTCTAAGTCTAATAGACAAAGCACTTTCCAAGGAGGAAAGTTGGGAACAACAAGCTCAGTCCCTGTCCTTGATCGTCCTCATCCTGTCACCTCACCTGTTggcaaagaaaaatcagagacTCTGGGAAGGCAATTTTCTGATACTGATCATGACCTGATAGAGACAGATTCCAAAGATAGGGCCTCCACGCCCCCTAGAAGAGGCACTACAgattttcaaggagaaaaattagaaaccaCAAGCTCACTCTCCATCCTGGGTCATCCTCAACTGGTCACCTCACCTGTCGATCAAGAAAAGCATGAGACCCTGAAAAGAGAATTCGCTGATACTGACAATGATCTTACAGAAAGTGTCCCAACAACTGAGGATGGCAGACAGACTTTTCTGCCCCCCACACACAGCATCATAGACGAAGCCAGTCAGAGACAGACTGTACCGGCCAGTAGATGCAGCTCAGAGCTGCCCATATTGCAAGCTGGAGTTGGCCGTGAGTCAAGGGATAAGAGAGAGAGTGCCAGTAATAATATTAACAGGCTTCAGGGCAGTAGAAAGAGCTTTCCTGTCACCAATGGGTCGAAGGAGATGTTCAAGGAAGAGGAGATCTGTGCTCTTCAATCACAAAATAGGAACAACTTGACATCCAGCAAGTCAGGAAGCTGCTCAGTGACAAATGTGAAAACAAGCACATCTCATGAAACTGAAATTTTCCCACCAAGAGTATCAGTTCCCCAAGATCCTAAATCATCATATCTTAAAAATCAGATGCTGAGTCAGTTAAAGTTGGTCCAGAGGAAGGATAGCCAACCTCAGAGCCATTTCACTGACATGTCTCTTGCCTTAGATAACTTGAGTTCCAAGGACTTACTGACTCATCCCCAGGGCATTTCAAGTCGGGACACAGAAACTTCCCAGGTGCTGCATGTCCACTTGGAGGACAGAGGGATCTGTGCGGCACAGCAGCAGGAGCCCAGTGTCCCTACGCATGTCTTACAGAAATGCCAAGTTAAGAATTTTTCACCAGCTACAAAGAGAGTGAGCCCTCTAAGACCCAAGGGAGGAGAGGTTGGTGGAGGGGATGCAGGGTTGGGGACATCCCAATTCAGGAGAAAGAGCCACGTTATTCATAACAAGACATCAAGGGAGTTGCTTGGGAGCAAATCTTCCCCAACCTTGAAAACACAGCCTCCTCCTGAAAACCTTTTCAGAAAGTGGATGAAGACCTTTTTGCAGCGGTTTAATAAACCCAGCATAACATATGAAGATCAAGAAATTTCTCGGGCAAAGGATAGCTCCCTGTCGTCATCTGTGCAGAATAGAGGTCGAGTTAAAAGCAGAGCTGGCTTTACTGGAAGTATTGAAGCTCAGAAAATTAGGAAAGACTCTGGGGAGTTCCTAGAAGAGAAGCTGGGGCATAAGCGTGGGATAGATATCACCTGTCCCCAGGAGCCCCTTGCCTCCCCGGTGGAGCTTGGGAAAGCTCAGCACAACCCAGAAGTGCAGTTCACAGCAGAGCTTGTCCAGGGCTATCCCCACAACTACATGGCTCCCTCCTGCAAAGTGACATGTACCAAATCTTACAGCCAACAAGCTATCTTTGTTGGCCAGAATTATCCTACAAGGATTAGACAGAACACAGACAAGGACAGACAGCCTGAGAAAGTTGAGGCATTTAAGGGGAAGATATTGTGTCAAAGGCATCCCCAATCCATGCCCCACAGGAAGCCTATGCCACATTCAAACCCCATTTGTCAGCATCAGGTCAACTTGGTGTGTCCAGCCCTCCCTACCAGTGCTAATAGCACTGTGTTCAGTGATGTGCCTTTACTAACTGGACAGAAAATGCTTCCGAAGCATTTCCAGGGAGGAAAATTTCCCCCCACAAAATAA